The Paenarthrobacter aurescens region GACTTTGAAATGGCCGGGGAGCAATGCGTTCAGGACCTCGCCGCTGCCGGGCACAGGGTGATCTCCGTGATCGGCTGGCAGCCCGAAGTGGTGGAGCGCCACGTGAACTACGTTGAACGCTTCACGTCCGGCACCAACAAAGCAGGCCTGGACGCCGGCGTGAAGGTGTTGCACCTCCCCGGCGGCACCGATCGCGATGTCATTGCCGAATCCGTGGACAAGGCCTTGGCTGAAACTGACGGCGTTCCTGCGTTCATTGCACCTGACGGCACCGTTCAGGACGTTCTTCGCCGGGTATTGAACAGCCGTGGACTGACTCCGGGGCTGGACGTTTCCGTGATTGGCAGCGCCTCCCCTACCCTGGCCGAGCTCCAGCCCATTCCGCTTTCCACCATTGACCTCCGTTCGGCAGAAGTCTCCCGCCGCGCGGTGAAGATCATCTGCGACCTCCTCGAAGCCGAGAACCAGGGACCACACGAATCCCTGGAACTGGTACCCACGGTCATCACGCACCGTTCAAGTACGCTCCGTCCACCCCGCGGCAGCTAAGACCTCCTCTGCAACCACCTGCACTACCTTCGTTTCCGAACTCATCGATACGCATCGTCGATACGCATCGATAAATCGATCCCCAGAAAAAGGAACAGACAATGAAGTCAGCACAAAGGACATATCGTCCGCTCGCCCTGGCCGTAGCCGCCCTGGTGGGCCTGCCGTTGGCCCTCTCCGGCTGCGGTTCCACCACTGCCGCGTCATCCTCAGAGACCGCTACCGAGCTCTCCGTCATGGACTACTACAACAACGAGCCGGACAAGTCCTTTATTGGTGATGCCCTCTCCAAGTGCGGCACCCAACTGGGCGTTACCGTCAAGCGGGAAACTGTTCCAGGAAAATCTCTCATTTCCAAGGTTCTCCAGCAGTCATCCTCCAAGACGCTCCCGGACGTCCTCATGCTGGACAACCCGGATCTTCAGCAGATCGCAGCGACCGGCGCCCTGGCTCCCCTGGCCGATTTCAAAGTCAGCACCGAGAACTTCGCTGAAGGCGTGCTGAGCGCCGGCACCTACAAGGACAAGGTCTATGGGCTGGCGCCCACTGTGAACACCATTGCCCTGTTCTACAACAAGGACATTCTGGCCGCAGCCGGCGTCACTCCCCCCACCACGTGGGAAGAACTCAAGGCCGCTTCGGCGAAACTCACTGCCGGTGACCAGTACGGGCTCGCTTTCAATGCCAACCCCACCTACGAGGGCACATGGCAGTTCCTTCCCGTGATGTGGTCCAACGGCGGGGATGAGAAGAAGATCGACACCAAAGAGACGGAGCAGGCGCTGCAGCTCTGGACGGATCTGGTGAAGAGCGGCTCGGTGTCCTCATCCGCCCTCAACTGGACCCAGGCTGACGTCAAAGATCAGTTCCTGGCGGGCAAGGCAGCCATGATGGTCAACGGGCCCTGGCAGATCCCGGCCCTGGACAAGCAGCCCACGCTTCAATACGGCGTAGTGAAGATCCCCGTGAGGGAAGCCGGACAGACCTCCGTTGCACCGCTCGGCGGCGAAGTGTGGACTGTCCCGCAGACCGGCAACAAGGCCCGCCAGGCGAAAGCGGCAGAGATGGTTGCCTGCCTGAACAGTGACGAAAACCAACTCGCCATGGCTACCGCGCGCAACACCATCCCGTCCAAGACCACGCTCTCGGACAAATTCGCCAGCGACAACCCCAAGCTCGCAACATTTACGGAGCTGATCAAGACCGCCCGCGCACGCACCGGCCAGCTCGGAGAAGAATGGCCCGCCCAGGCCACCAAGATTTACACGGCCATCCAGACCTCGCTGACGGGTAACGCCTCACCGGCTGACGCCCTCAAGCAAGCCCAGGGTCAGTAGGCACCCCTGCCATGTCATTAGCAACGGACTTACCTCACTCAGAGGGGCGGGCTTCCGGCGAGGCCGCGAAGACTCCCGGTACCGGCGCCGAAAAGCCGGCACCCCGGCGTCGTTCCCGTCAACGCCGCGAGCGCCTCTTCCAGTGGCTGTTCCTGGTTCCCGCAGTGGTTTACATGACCCTGTTCTTCGGCTATCCGGTTGTGAAGAACGTGGTGATGAGCTTCCAGGAGTACACCACTTCCACATTCTTCACCGGAGAAGCCCCCTGGGTAGGGTTCACCAATTACGTGACTGTATTGCAGTCGTCGTTATTCTCCACGTCCCTGATCAACACTGCCCTGTTCACCATCGGATCGATTCTGGGCCAGTTTGTGATCGGGCTTGCGCTGGCCATCTTCTTCCAGCGCAAGTTCCCGCTCAACGGCATCCTGCGATCCCTGCTCCTGCTTCCCTGGCTGCTTCCCTTGATTGTTTCCAGTGCTGTGTGGCGCTGGATCCTGGATAAGGACAGCGGCGCGCTGAACCGCTTCCTGGGCGACCTCGGCATCATTGACACCGGCATCCCGTGGCTCACCAGCACCTCGCTGGCACTCATTGCCGTGGTGGGCGTGAACATTTGGATCGGCATCCCGTTCAACCTGACCATTCTCTACGGCGGTCTGCAGGAAATCCCGGATGAACTCTACGAGGCAGGGTCGCTGGACGGTGCCACCGGCTGGAAGGCGTTCCGGAACATCACCTGGCCCATGCTGCGGCCAGTGGTGAGCGTGGTCCTGGTCCTCGGTGTGGTGTACACACTCAAGGTGCTGGACATCATTCTGGGCCTGACCAACGGCGGACCGGCCAACTCCACCCAAACCATTGCCACGCAGTCCTACAACCTGTCCTTCCACGAATTCAAGTTCGGTGAAGGTGCTGCGCTGGGCAACGTACTGGTGATCATTTCCCTGGTGTTCGCGGTCCTGTACCTGCGGGCCAGCCGACGTGCCGTGGACGAGTGAGGAAACCATGACAACCGTACTGAAAGCACCCCCGCTCCGGCGTGCCGGAGGAAAAGCCACCGGCCCCAAAGTCACCGGACGCAAGAACTGGGGATACACGGCACTGGCCATCTTCTTCCTGGCCATCATGCTGTTCCCGGTCTACTGGATGGTCAACGCCTCCCTGCAACCCAACGGCACCACCCTGGAAACCTCGTGGTTCCCGGTGAAGCCCGACTTCACCGGGTACGCCACGGCCATCAACGAGCAAGCCGGCAATTTGGGAACCAGCCTCATCATTTCGCTGGGCAGCGTGGCGCTGAGCCTGGCCATTGCAGCACCGGCGGCCTACGCCTTGGCCTACTTCAAGGTCCGCGGTGCAGGGGTGGTCCTGTTCGCGATCCTCATCAGTCAGATGATTCCGGGGATTGTGGTGGCCAATGCCCTGTACACGGCCTACAACGATCTTGGCCTGCTCAACTCCATCCCGGGCTTGATCCTGGCCGACTCCGCCCACGGCATCCCGTTTGCCATCCTCATCATCCGGGCTTTCATGAACGGCATGCCGGCCTCGGTGATCGAGGCTGCACGCGTGGACGGTGCCGGGCACCTCCGGGCGTTCTGGTCGATCGTGCTTCCGTTGAGCCGGAACTCCCTGATCACCGCGGGGCTCTTCACGTTCCTGTTCGCCTGGAGCGACTTCCTCTTTGCCTTGACCCTCACCACCACCGAAGCCGTCCGGCCCGTCACGTTGGGCATCTTCCAGTACATCGGCGCCTACGTGAACGACTGGAGTTCGGTCATGGCAACGGCGGTACTTGCCTCCATCCCGGCAATCGTCCTTCTGGTCGCGGCCCAAAAATACATTGCCGCCGGCACCACCGGCGGTGCGGTCAAGTAGACCGCTTCCACACCTTCAAAGGAGCAATCATGACTGAAAGCAAGCCCATCCGCGTTACCGTGTGGTCCGAGAACCGCCACGAGAAGCGCGACGAACTGGTGGCCCGCCTCTACCCGGACGGCATGCACGGCGCCGTCAAGGCGGGCATCGAAGAGAACCTGGGGGCCGGCGTCGAGGTCCGTACCGCAACACTGGACGAACCCGAACACGGCCTCACCGAGGAAGTCCTCGCCAACACCGACGTCCTGACGTGGTGGGGCCACATGTCCCACGCAGACGTGGAGGATGAGGTTGTTGAGCGCGTCCACCGCCATGTCCTGGCCGGAATGGGCTTGATCGTGCTCCACTCGGGCCACTGGTCCAAGATCTTCACCAAGCTCATGGGCACCTCATGCACGCTGCGTTGGCGCTCGGAGCAGGACCGCGAACTCGTATGGACGGTGGATCCCACGCACCCCATCGCCAAGGGAATCCCGCACCCTATTGAAATCCCCCAGCAGGAAATGTACGGCGAATTCTTTGACATCCCCACTCCCGAGGAACTAGTGTTCATCAGCTCCTTCAGCGGCGGCGAAGTCTTCCGGTCCGGCTGCACGTTCCGCCGCGGCCACGGCAAAATCTTCTTCTTCAGCCCCGGCGACCAGGACTACCCCGTCTACCACCACAAGGACGTCCGGCGGGTGATTGCCAATGCTGTGGAATGGGCCGTCACCGATCGCCCGGAACGGGCCGTCCCCGAGCTGCTTCGCTACGAAACCAACGATTTCTTTAACGGCAAGAGCTACCAAGGAGCCAACGCGTGAACACCCCCTTCGCAACAATCCCCGACGACGGCACTCCCCTGCGCGTCATTGTTGTAGGCGCCGGGGGCATGGGCCGGGCGTGGCTTCGAACAGTGGAATCCTCACCGTTGGTTGAACTGGCGGGCATCGTGGACCTGGACCTTACAGTTGCCGCTGGCGCGGCGGCGTGGTTGGGCCGCCCTGATCTTCCGGTGGGTGCCGGGACCGCCCAGTTGGCGTCCGACGTCGGAGCCCAGGCAGTCATCAACGTCACCGTCCCTGCCGCGCATCATCCGGTCACCACCGAAGCCCTGGCAGTTGGCTTGCCAGTGCTCGGTGAGAAGCCAGTAGCTTCAACGGTGGCCCAGGGACTTTCCCTGGCAGCTGCGGCGGAGCTTCACGGTCAGCTGTTCATGGTCAGCCAATCCCGGCGGTACAACAGGCACCTGTTCTCAGCCAAGGGTCTCTCTTCCTCGCTGGGCTCCGTGGGGATTGTCTCTGCGGAGTTTTTCAAAGCCCCGCACTTCGGCGGATTCCGGGACGCCATGGATCACCCGCTGCTGCTGGACATGGCCATCCACCAGTTCGACATGGCCCGTTTCCTGCTCGACGCCGATCCTGTTTCCGTGTTCTGCGAGGAGTACAACCCCTCCTGGAGCTGGTACCGGGGGGACGCCGGATCCACGGCAATCTTTGAAATGACCGGCGGCGGGCGCTTCGTGTTCACCGGCAGCTGGTGCAGTCCCGGGCAGGAGACCTCGTGGAATGCGTCGTGGCGGATCAGCGGTGAGCACGGAACTGTCCTGTGGGACGGCGACAACGAACCGGTGTCCTCAGTTCCTGCTTCCGGGGATGCCTTGAACGCCGATGACCTGAACCCGGAGAATCCGGGCCAGGAAATCGCCGGGTCCCTGCGTGATTTTGTAGCTGCTGTGCGCACGGGAAGCACGCCCATGGGACGGGTCCACCAGAACATCATGAGCCTGGCCATGGTGGAGGC contains the following coding sequences:
- a CDS encoding LacI family DNA-binding transcriptional regulator; the protein is MPTSKDVAQAAGVAQSTVSYVLSGKRPISEKTRKKVEDAIQQLTYQPNAGARALASRKTRVIGLVIPFIPELHMASIMEFVSVIANTARLYDHDILLVTEDEGAPGLKRVVGQQICDGLILMQVEGDDERLPVVRSLNVPVVLIGIPHDPSGLVCIDADFEMAGEQCVQDLAAAGHRVISVIGWQPEVVERHVNYVERFTSGTNKAGLDAGVKVLHLPGGTDRDVIAESVDKALAETDGVPAFIAPDGTVQDVLRRVLNSRGLTPGLDVSVIGSASPTLAELQPIPLSTIDLRSAEVSRRAVKIICDLLEAENQGPHESLELVPTVITHRSSTLRPPRGS
- a CDS encoding extracellular solute-binding protein, with amino-acid sequence MKSAQRTYRPLALAVAALVGLPLALSGCGSTTAASSSETATELSVMDYYNNEPDKSFIGDALSKCGTQLGVTVKRETVPGKSLISKVLQQSSSKTLPDVLMLDNPDLQQIAATGALAPLADFKVSTENFAEGVLSAGTYKDKVYGLAPTVNTIALFYNKDILAAAGVTPPTTWEELKAASAKLTAGDQYGLAFNANPTYEGTWQFLPVMWSNGGDEKKIDTKETEQALQLWTDLVKSGSVSSSALNWTQADVKDQFLAGKAAMMVNGPWQIPALDKQPTLQYGVVKIPVREAGQTSVAPLGGEVWTVPQTGNKARQAKAAEMVACLNSDENQLAMATARNTIPSKTTLSDKFASDNPKLATFTELIKTARARTGQLGEEWPAQATKIYTAIQTSLTGNASPADALKQAQGQ
- a CDS encoding carbohydrate ABC transporter permease — protein: MSLATDLPHSEGRASGEAAKTPGTGAEKPAPRRRSRQRRERLFQWLFLVPAVVYMTLFFGYPVVKNVVMSFQEYTTSTFFTGEAPWVGFTNYVTVLQSSLFSTSLINTALFTIGSILGQFVIGLALAIFFQRKFPLNGILRSLLLLPWLLPLIVSSAVWRWILDKDSGALNRFLGDLGIIDTGIPWLTSTSLALIAVVGVNIWIGIPFNLTILYGGLQEIPDELYEAGSLDGATGWKAFRNITWPMLRPVVSVVLVLGVVYTLKVLDIILGLTNGGPANSTQTIATQSYNLSFHEFKFGEGAALGNVLVIISLVFAVLYLRASRRAVDE
- a CDS encoding ThuA domain-containing protein — its product is MTESKPIRVTVWSENRHEKRDELVARLYPDGMHGAVKAGIEENLGAGVEVRTATLDEPEHGLTEEVLANTDVLTWWGHMSHADVEDEVVERVHRHVLAGMGLIVLHSGHWSKIFTKLMGTSCTLRWRSEQDRELVWTVDPTHPIAKGIPHPIEIPQQEMYGEFFDIPTPEELVFISSFSGGEVFRSGCTFRRGHGKIFFFSPGDQDYPVYHHKDVRRVIANAVEWAVTDRPERAVPELLRYETNDFFNGKSYQGANA
- a CDS encoding Gfo/Idh/MocA family protein, coding for MNTPFATIPDDGTPLRVIVVGAGGMGRAWLRTVESSPLVELAGIVDLDLTVAAGAAAWLGRPDLPVGAGTAQLASDVGAQAVINVTVPAAHHPVTTEALAVGLPVLGEKPVASTVAQGLSLAAAAELHGQLFMVSQSRRYNRHLFSAKGLSSSLGSVGIVSAEFFKAPHFGGFRDAMDHPLLLDMAIHQFDMARFLLDADPVSVFCEEYNPSWSWYRGDAGSTAIFEMTGGGRFVFTGSWCSPGQETSWNASWRISGEHGTVLWDGDNEPVSSVPASGDALNADDLNPENPGQEIAGSLRDFVAAVRTGSTPMGRVHQNIMSLAMVEAAILSASTGVRVSVDSLLEDSYQQAILAERDPAVLEVLKSWTSVRSVLTGESVALG
- a CDS encoding carbohydrate ABC transporter permease; protein product: MTTVLKAPPLRRAGGKATGPKVTGRKNWGYTALAIFFLAIMLFPVYWMVNASLQPNGTTLETSWFPVKPDFTGYATAINEQAGNLGTSLIISLGSVALSLAIAAPAAYALAYFKVRGAGVVLFAILISQMIPGIVVANALYTAYNDLGLLNSIPGLILADSAHGIPFAILIIRAFMNGMPASVIEAARVDGAGHLRAFWSIVLPLSRNSLITAGLFTFLFAWSDFLFALTLTTTEAVRPVTLGIFQYIGAYVNDWSSVMATAVLASIPAIVLLVAAQKYIAAGTTGGAVK